A single genomic interval of Pseudomonas sp. FeN3W harbors:
- a CDS encoding helix-turn-helix transcriptional regulator: MKTSESSQQPRPLTPTELAQCVRLFRESNRWSQEQLAGISGLSERTIQRVEKGQSGDFNTRRALARAFEFEDIDVFNKAYEIPSEEELRAAQERFDKENVTLAATPLTTGRQQAKLVTTSTADISEPAFELPREAEEAFSSLVDYFMEYRDCADLYSERQKIDVYDELQSLIDALNALGVSLLYGERKVKMKWGSNPATEPMSANVLYVVAFPLGEEPTQFATPKSCGIRL, encoded by the coding sequence ATGAAAACCTCTGAATCCAGCCAGCAACCCCGTCCACTCACTCCTACTGAACTTGCTCAGTGCGTCAGATTGTTTCGCGAATCCAACCGCTGGTCTCAAGAGCAGCTAGCTGGGATCTCAGGGTTGAGTGAGCGAACGATTCAGCGAGTCGAGAAAGGCCAGTCAGGAGACTTCAACACACGACGTGCCCTGGCGCGAGCATTCGAGTTCGAGGACATCGATGTTTTCAACAAGGCCTACGAGATTCCCTCCGAGGAAGAATTAAGGGCCGCCCAAGAGAGATTCGACAAAGAGAATGTCACCTTGGCGGCCACACCGCTGACCACAGGGAGGCAGCAAGCCAAACTGGTGACAACTAGTACGGCGGACATTTCCGAGCCGGCGTTCGAGTTGCCCCGCGAAGCCGAGGAAGCATTTTCCAGTTTGGTGGACTATTTCATGGAGTACCGCGATTGCGCCGACCTGTATAGCGAAAGGCAGAAAATCGACGTGTATGACGAGTTGCAGTCGTTGATCGATGCACTCAACGCGCTTGGAGTGTCTCTGCTCTACGGCGAACGAAAGGTGAAGATGAAATGGGGATCAAACCCAGCCACTGAACCGATGTCCGCCAATGTCCTGTACGTCGTTGCCTTTCCGCTGGGCGAAGAGCCTACGCAGTTCGCCACGCCGAAGTCCTGTGGCATCCGCCTGTAG
- a CDS encoding NYN domain-containing protein: MHQKRIALLIDCDNVSHSAIEGVLEELAKYGMVNVRHAHGDWKSDGLSGWVERLHPFAIRPMQQFAYTKGKNATDAAMIIDAMDLLYSKNIDAFALMTSDSDFTPLALRLQESGFPVYGFGEKKTPSAFVHACTSFIYVENLVRAADDDKVSQDEQPRKKSRNELRCDTSLVRLLRNAADQTAGDDGWSLLSRASDYIHNNSSFSVVNYGYQKLGDLIRTSELFDVEMRGTAMVVRTVRKQTPSSAPEPA; the protein is encoded by the coding sequence ATGCACCAGAAACGAATTGCTTTGTTGATCGATTGCGACAACGTCAGTCACAGTGCCATTGAAGGCGTGCTGGAAGAGCTCGCCAAATACGGCATGGTCAACGTACGACATGCTCATGGTGACTGGAAGAGCGACGGTCTCTCTGGCTGGGTTGAGCGGCTCCATCCATTCGCTATCCGCCCGATGCAGCAGTTCGCCTACACCAAGGGCAAGAACGCAACTGACGCAGCCATGATCATCGATGCGATGGATCTGCTGTACAGCAAGAACATCGACGCTTTTGCCCTGATGACCAGCGACAGCGACTTCACTCCACTGGCTCTACGCCTGCAAGAAAGTGGCTTCCCGGTGTATGGCTTTGGCGAGAAGAAGACTCCTTCTGCCTTTGTGCATGCATGCACGTCGTTCATCTACGTGGAGAATCTTGTACGGGCCGCAGACGACGACAAGGTTTCTCAGGACGAACAACCCCGGAAAAAGTCTCGAAATGAGCTGCGTTGCGACACATCCCTAGTGCGCTTGCTTCGAAACGCGGCAGACCAAACAGCCGGAGATGATGGCTGGTCGCTTCTCAGCAGGGCATCGGACTACATCCACAACAACAGCTCGTTCTCTGTGGTGAACTATGGCTATCAGAAACTGGGCGATCTCATACGCACCTCGGAGCTGTTCGATGTTGAGATGCGCGGCACTGCTATGGTGGTTCGTACCGTTCGCAAGCAAACGCCATCATCAGCCCCTGAACCCGCCTGA